From the Lathyrus oleraceus cultivar Zhongwan6 chromosome 3, CAAS_Psat_ZW6_1.0, whole genome shotgun sequence genome, the window TCTCTGCAGCTGATTTTTGAGAGACATCACATGAGCTCGTGATGGATTTGCATACTTGGCTTCAATGGCCAGCCATAGTTGACGAGCAGTGTCACATGAAGAGAAGGCAACGCTATCGCGTTCATTCATGGAGGCGAGTAGAAAGCTAACAATAAGTTGATCATTAGCGAACCAATCTTCATAGGAAGGATTGTTGGTTGAGATGCCATTGGTGGTGATAAACTCAGGTTGTGGTTCTTCTTTGCCGGTGATATAGCCTATGCATTTCATGCCAACAAGTAGTGAATTGATTTGGCGGCGCCAAGCGAAAAAGTTGGACGCAGAAAGCTTAATGGATATTTGGGCACCATGTTTTAGAGGTGAAAGTTTGATAGGTTTTGAGTTTGTGTTTGAGGAATCTGTAGACATGATGGATCATGCACTCTTTGGAGTCTGAGAGGCAGCTGATACCATATAAGGAATAATGTTTTTACAGTTCATTCACAAGGTGTATTGGTACAATATATAGAAACATATTTTCTATCATAATAATTGCTTCCTACTGCTGTTGCTTGATTTTCTCTAATTAGTTATAATTTGATTTGATTGCTTGATCCTAAAATAACTCTCATCTTGAATGCTTGATCCTAGAGTATCTCTTAATTTAAATGCTTTCAATCTGTATCCTTAACAGTTGTGACCTTCTAGATACCAACAGTAATATGAAACTATATAAAATATTTTCATTGAAGTTTATGAACATTGAATTTTTTTTAAGCACACATCATGTTTTCCAAACACAAAAGTTTATGAACATCAATGACAATTTTGAACTTTTGTTTTTCAAAAACAAAGATTGAACAATAATCAACAAATATAACGTATAATCCACAATATAAATTTATATGAAATTCAGCCTTGAGCAAGTCAAGAAAGAAGGAAAATATAAATGCGTAATCTAAACAGTAAAGTTTATGAACAACCATGGCAACTTTGAACATGAGCTTTCCAAAAACAAAGATTAAACAACACTCAACACAAAGAAAACACGAATATTAAACAACAACAAAGAGTAAAAATCAAAGATTGAACATAAACTATGACTGTTGGAACATAAATATAACATAACCGATGGAATAAAGAGTAAAAATCATCTTGTTGGCGCTCTGCGAGACGATGGTGAATTTCTTCCCGTGCTCTACAGAATCGATGAGACTCTGTAACAGTGGTGACGAAATTTGGGACGGATGTGGCGAAATGGAGAGAGGGAGTTTTGAATCTTTGGAACCAATGTTCTTTTAATATTTCAGCAACCAATGTGTGTCACTCCAAGCTCCAATGTGTCTTTTGAGTACTCTATGCATGAAGTAGAGTGAAAATTGAAAATGATATTGAAAATTTGGAATGAGGCTTTTCAGTTTTGCATGGATAACGTAACATCAATGATGTAGAAAGTTAAGAAGAATTCCAAATAGTGGATAAACGGTAATAAATTAACTTAAATGTGTTTAGACAGAAATAACCTTGTAATTATGAGAAAATAAACTTAAATTAAGAATGGTTTAATGGTCATTTCCAAAACATGTTCTTTTAATAGATAGTAGATTTTTTACATGATTAGTGCATCACAAATGTTCATAAATGTTACTTTTTAGATAATTAACATAAATGTCAAATATTTGTAAAAATGGAATGGTTATGTAAAATCTCTTTAcacttaaaaattaaaaattagaGAGTAAAGGTAATGCATTGTTAGTGTAACATTCGTGATTAGAATTATAACATTCTGACATGTCATAttagtattttaaaattaaattgGTGATTAGGCGGGATACACATTCGTGATTGATTGAAAATATACAATTATTTTACAATGTCATTGCATATTTTTTTTctctaaatatatatatatatatatatatatatatatatatatatatatatatatatatatatatatatatatatatatatatatatatatatatatatatatatatatatatatatatatatatatatatatatatatatatatttgttattttaagtatttttatggattaatttttattttatatttgaGAAATTCACAATGAGACGAGGTAAATAATGATTGATTTTGTTTCATACCCACAAGTCAATTTGATAGGAATACGATATATTTCAAAACGCTTAAAACGACATCGTTTGGGAAAACTGCTAAGAACTCCAATGAATTACTAGTATTAGGGTTTATCaaaaagagagaaagaaagagaaaatGGGAGGCAAGGGAAGGAAAAGGAGAGAGAAGAACTACAAGGCTGCTCACGGTGGCGCCACCGCCCTCCCTCCACCGCCTAAATCCTCTCAACTCGATGCTCTTCCCTTCAAACTTCGCCAAATCATCTCTTTCTCTAAAAACCAAAACGGTTCTTTCTCTTCCCCTTTCACCTTCTCTGCTTCACTTTCTTATTTTTTCTTTCTCTTTACATTCTCATATTTTCAGATTCTTCTGGCTTATCAAAGAAATTAGATGGTGGAGAGGCTCAAAAGGTAAGGTTTATACTGTTTCTGCTCTCTGATTGCTGTATTTGAGTTGCCTAGGGTTTTATAGATATGTTAATGTGAGCATATGATGCATTCATTGGTTTAATTTCTGTAACTATGAATAAATTGATGATTATTGTGTTGAATATGAACATGGCATGTGGAGATTTATTATGTGATTTGTTGTGCTTTGCATAAACAGTGTTTGCAGTTTCTTGGTTTATCATATATGTTGATTTTTATTTAGAATGTAGTTCTTTCAATTTATGTTAACTCTTGTATCTTGTTGTAACTGAAGTTATAAATAGTTTTCTCAATGtatttaacaaaaaaaattgacGCAATGTTAAAACAGAGTATGTTTAATGGTGTATGTGTCATTGTTGAAAAAAATTTCGATAAATTATGAAGTTTTTTCTAGTGATGTTTATTGTATTGAATGTAAATTTGGGTAGGGTATTTCTTTAAATGACGGATTGTATTGGAATTGCATGTGAAATAGGTGGATACTAAGGTGGATACTAGTGCACCATTGAAGGCACGTCAACCCAGTGATGAACAGCCTAGTGGAAATGATGATAAGAataagaaaaaaagaaagaggaaGGAGGTTAAAGATCTCCGGTTTGCAATGGGTGAGGATAAAACGAATGCACAGTTAAAGAAAAAGGAACGCAAAAAGAAGTAAGTGGATTAAACCATACTTATTTGTCTTTTTTAATGATTTTAGAGTGATGCATATTGTACTTTCTATGTGATTTCTATTACCAGTTTATTTTTATTCAATCAGTTATTTTGGTGTTGCATTTCTCCTTTAAATTGCAAATGATGCATTCAGAACAAGTATCAAATCTTTGAGATATTGCAACATGAAGAATTTGTGGTTGTTTCCATAGTTCTTCAATGATCCCAGTGACTGATACAATGTGTCTACTCTGCTATTTGCAGTATATCGGTGCATTTTGATATGTTGGTGATACCAGTACGAATGAATAGCAAAGTTGTGTGTTTTAGTGGTGATCGAACTTATAAAACATCAAAAAATTACAAAAAACCAAAGTGTAACttttttgaaaattgaaaatgtACAAAATGTTAAGTGGTGAGTCGGTTAGTGGCAATGAAGCATGGAAGCCATAAGTATCTGATACAGAGATATGCTAGTCACTGAGAAATCTAGGATACGATATGTTTAAGATATATACTACCTAAAGCAATAAAGCCCCTACCTAGGTAAAGACACAATTCATCACatcaaagaagaagaagtaaCCCCTCTGTTCTTCACTTCATCTCCTTCACGCAATGCAATGTATGCAATTATGCGTCATGCTTTATCAGTTGTTTGAAATATTGAGATTTTGAGTTTTATGTCATGACTTTCTTAATTTATATTTATGTAGCTTTTATTTTGTGCAACAGGCTTAATTTTATATACATTTATTTACATTTCAACCGCATTGCGGCTTCTGTTATTGATCCATTACGCTATCCACTATTTCTCATATCTGATTTCTGGCAATCCTGGCGATCCTCCATTAATAACACTGATATAAATACTTTTTTGTTACATTAGGTGTGCCTACTATGGCATTTGAAATTGAACTTGTGAA encodes:
- the LOC127127186 gene encoding uncharacterized protein LOC127127186, encoding MGGKGRKRREKNYKAAHGGATALPPPPKSSQLDALPFKLRQIISFSKNQNDSSGLSKKLDGGEAQKVDTKVDTSAPLKARQPSDEQPSGNDDKNKKKRKRKEVKDLRFAMGEDKTNAQLKKKERKKKYEAKKKKHKKVEEDEFLDFPGKEKIKFGDIVQAPPKLSFIPKGVKISQDASHERLRLRAIEEYRSRKAWTSRPGNHRPPPVTTSDP